The following coding sequences lie in one Mycoplasma crocodyli MP145 genomic window:
- a CDS encoding FMN-dependent NADH-azoreductase, protein MSKTLILYGELFDQEKSISHLATKEFLEKYKLQNKTEEIEEINLNETELSSVFLTNQNFATYYKEVKSDFWIEKLKNVDKVVISVPMINFGPSVIVKNFIDAIAVANKTFSYKYSKKGDAIGLLDNIKKVLIVGSQGAPADWYLWGSHTLWLEGTWKFFGAKNVETLLLSGVKTPVFSNMTPKEIVGKFDKEIESSAKKF, encoded by the coding sequence ATGAGTAAAACATTAATTTTATACGGTGAATTATTTGATCAAGAAAAATCAATTTCACATCTTGCAACAAAAGAATTTTTAGAAAAGTATAAGTTACAAAACAAAACAGAAGAAATCGAAGAAATTAACTTAAATGAAACAGAATTAAGTTCAGTCTTTCTTACAAATCAAAATTTTGCGACTTATTATAAAGAAGTAAAAAGTGACTTTTGAATAGAAAAGTTAAAAAATGTAGATAAAGTGGTTATCTCTGTTCCGATGATAAATTTTGGACCAAGTGTAATTGTTAAAAATTTCATAGATGCTATTGCAGTTGCTAACAAAACATTTTCATACAAATATTCTAAAAAAGGCGATGCAATCGGTTTATTAGATAACATAAAAAAAGTTTTAATAGTAGGTTCACAAGGAGCACCTGCTGATTGATATTTATGAGGAAGTCACACTTTGTGATTAGAAGGAACTTGAAAATTCTTTGGTGCAAAAAACGTTGAAACCTTGCTTCTAAGCGGAGTTAAAACACCAGTTTTTTCTAATATGACACCAAAAGAAATAGTAGGTAAATTTGATAAAGAAATCGAATCAAGTGCAAAAAAATTCTAA
- a CDS encoding gamma-glutamylcyclotransferase family protein, translated as MIKKSNQVQKNSNKFYYLAYGSNLSTKHMKSICPSAQFVKTLNLLGFKLEFRGREQNNGYLTIADSENGYVRSVIYLIDKKDLPKLDEYEDYPNLYEKEEFELKIDDVSRDVLTYIMKDNFKHYYPSKEYLEILHEGYKEHGYSTFTIDRMLK; from the coding sequence TTGATAAAGAAATCGAATCAAGTGCAAAAAAATTCTAACAAGTTTTATTACTTAGCTTACGGAAGTAACTTAAGCACAAAACACATGAAAAGTATTTGCCCTAGTGCTCAATTTGTAAAAACTTTAAACCTTTTAGGTTTTAAATTAGAGTTTAGAGGAAGAGAACAAAATAACGGATATTTAACTATAGCAGATTCGGAAAATGGATATGTAAGATCAGTTATATACTTAATTGATAAAAAAGATTTACCAAAATTAGATGAATACGAAGATTATCCTAACCTTTATGAAAAAGAAGAATTTGAATTAAAAATTGATGATGTTAGTCGTGATGTTTTAACGTATATAATGAAAGATAATTTTAAACATTATTATCCTTCAAAAGAATATTTAGAAATTCTTCATGAAGGCTATAAAGAACACGGATATAGTACCTTTACAATAGATAGAATGCTTAAATAA
- the obgE gene encoding GTPase ObgE has product MARFIDQINILVQAGKGGDGMISFRREAHVDKGGPDGGDGGNGGNIYFVGDLGKNTLLSFYKNKHIIAEDGVKGGSKNLYGANAFHTYIKVPIGTLVYKNNKLICDVIEPDVPYLVAKGGKGGRGNTKFKTSKNTAPRICENGLPGEKYEAKIVLKILSDVGVVGKPSAGKSTFLNAISNANAKVAEYEFTTLVPQLGMVKYFENSFSVADLPGLIKGAALGKGLGIQFLKHIERCRVIAHIIDFGSETKDPIKDYEVINNELKSYDLKLEEKEQLVIANKSDLESFKNNVKRFKKKYPNIQLVEISAINRSNMDNVKKVLWEMVQKITIKPIEQEEKELLITYEPDFKVFSPYKGHFEISGKKIEELYHKIPINSYDNLLRFNNILKKIGVWDELIKMDIKPGNTVSIFEYQFEWENEN; this is encoded by the coding sequence ATGGCACGTTTTATAGATCAAATAAATATTTTAGTTCAAGCCGGAAAAGGCGGAGACGGAATGATTTCATTTCGTCGTGAGGCTCACGTTGATAAAGGTGGTCCTGACGGAGGAGATGGAGGTAATGGTGGGAACATCTACTTTGTTGGGGATTTAGGTAAAAACACACTTTTAAGTTTCTATAAAAACAAACATATTATCGCAGAAGATGGTGTTAAAGGTGGTTCTAAAAACTTGTATGGTGCAAATGCTTTTCATACATATATAAAAGTTCCGATTGGTACGTTAGTATATAAAAACAATAAATTAATTTGCGATGTTATAGAACCAGATGTTCCTTATTTAGTTGCTAAAGGTGGGAAAGGTGGTAGAGGTAATACAAAGTTTAAAACCTCTAAAAATACTGCTCCTAGAATTTGTGAAAATGGACTTCCTGGTGAAAAATATGAAGCAAAAATAGTTCTTAAAATCCTTAGTGATGTAGGTGTTGTTGGGAAACCAAGTGCTGGAAAAAGTACATTCTTAAATGCAATTTCTAATGCAAACGCTAAAGTAGCTGAATATGAATTTACAACTCTTGTTCCTCAATTAGGAATGGTTAAATACTTTGAAAATTCATTTAGTGTAGCTGATTTACCTGGTCTAATAAAGGGTGCAGCACTAGGTAAAGGACTAGGAATTCAATTCCTTAAACATATTGAAAGATGTAGAGTTATCGCACATATTATTGACTTTGGTTCTGAAACAAAAGATCCTATAAAAGACTATGAAGTGATTAATAATGAACTTAAAAGTTATGATCTAAAATTAGAAGAAAAAGAACAACTTGTTATAGCTAATAAATCTGATTTAGAATCATTCAAAAATAATGTAAAAAGATTCAAGAAGAAGTATCCAAACATTCAACTTGTTGAAATATCTGCTATCAATAGAAGTAATATGGATAATGTAAAAAAAGTTCTTTGAGAAATGGTTCAAAAAATTACCATTAAGCCTATAGAACAAGAAGAAAAGGAATTATTAATAACTTATGAACCTGACTTTAAAGTCTTTAGTCCATACAAAGGACACTTCGAAATAAGTGGTAAAAAAATTGAAGAACTTTATCATAAAATTCCAATAAATTCATATGACAATTTACTAAGATTTAACAACATTTTAAAGAAGATTGGTGTATGAGATGAATTGATAAAAATGGATATTAAACCAGGAAATACTGTATCAATATTTGAATATCAATTTGAATGAGAAAACGAAAATTAA
- a CDS encoding PhoU domain-containing protein, producing MNYDLLKEEEKILKSDFMKYFEHSISMHKLIKEMYKSDFSNEKKCEEFVEEVNSLETKSNHIHAILLEDAVWFISKETPKANHLRFVIGIINSIFDLERICDHAQRIALFKARNKTVSIFMKETVVELENNIENFSNKIYEALLNFKVMNVYNQCIKDSEDFFLNYKNKLYSIYNEIDSMDKSKNGTLIDFVTVLKNLDRTVDHFRNILENFVFINNPDFFVRNKKID from the coding sequence ATGAACTACGATTTACTAAAAGAAGAAGAAAAAATTCTAAAAAGTGATTTTATGAAATATTTTGAACATTCAATTTCTATGCATAAACTTATTAAAGAAATGTATAAAAGTGACTTTTCAAATGAAAAAAAATGCGAAGAATTTGTTGAAGAAGTTAATTCACTTGAAACAAAATCAAACCATATTCATGCAATTTTATTAGAAGATGCTGTTTGATTTATTTCAAAAGAAACACCTAAAGCTAATCACTTGCGTTTTGTTATAGGTATTATTAATTCAATTTTTGACCTTGAAAGAATTTGTGATCATGCACAAAGGATAGCTCTTTTCAAAGCCAGAAATAAAACTGTTTCGATTTTTATGAAAGAAACAGTTGTTGAACTAGAAAATAATATTGAAAATTTTTCAAATAAGATTTATGAAGCTTTATTGAATTTTAAGGTAATGAATGTTTATAATCAATGCATTAAAGATTCAGAAGATTTCTTTTTAAATTATAAAAATAAGTTATATAGTATTTACAACGAAATTGATTCAATGGATAAATCGAAAAATGGAACATTAATTGATTTTGTCACTGTTCTTAAAAATTTAGATAGAACCGTTGATCATTTTAGAAATATCCTAGAGAACTTTGTTTTTATAAATAACCCTGATTTCTTTGTTAGAAACAAAAAAATAGATTAA
- the pstB gene encoding phosphate ABC transporter ATP-binding protein PstB, which produces MPKNIFKNKPTLLDKIKSKINFKNNKNNCGADEYKNHNGDYVFEIIDFKVAYKNKKELALKNINLNLRKGVVTSFIGPSGCGKSTMLKSLNKMLDLQDGVKIQGDIYYEGQNIRSQKIDDLKLRSNVGMIFQIPTPFPLSIRENISFPLKAQGFKDENIINQKVEATLKDVGLWDEVKDNLNKLGTELSGGQQQRLCIARAIALNPDVILMDEPTSALDPIATTKIENLILKLKNNYTIIIVTHSMTQAQRVSDETVFFYNGEIIEANKTKKIFTNPEHIKTKEYINGKIG; this is translated from the coding sequence ATGCCTAAAAATATTTTTAAAAACAAGCCAACTTTATTGGATAAAATTAAAAGCAAAATTAACTTTAAAAACAACAAAAACAATTGTGGTGCAGATGAATATAAAAATCATAATGGCGATTATGTTTTTGAAATTATTGACTTTAAAGTAGCTTATAAAAACAAAAAAGAATTGGCTTTAAAAAACATTAATCTTAACCTAAGAAAAGGCGTTGTAACTTCTTTTATAGGTCCTAGCGGATGTGGAAAAAGTACAATGCTTAAATCGTTAAATAAAATGCTTGATTTACAAGATGGAGTTAAGATTCAGGGCGATATTTATTATGAAGGGCAAAATATAAGATCTCAAAAAATTGATGATTTAAAACTTAGGAGTAATGTTGGTATGATCTTTCAAATTCCTACACCATTTCCTTTATCGATACGTGAGAATATCTCCTTTCCGCTTAAGGCACAAGGATTTAAAGATGAAAATATTATTAACCAAAAAGTTGAAGCAACTTTAAAAGATGTTGGATTATGAGATGAAGTTAAGGACAATTTAAATAAATTAGGTACAGAATTAAGTGGTGGTCAACAACAAAGATTATGTATAGCTAGAGCTATTGCACTTAACCCTGATGTTATATTAATGGATGAACCAACTTCAGCGCTTGATCCTATTGCAACTACAAAAATTGAGAATTTAATTTTAAAACTTAAAAATAATTACACAATAATTATAGTTACTCATTCAATGACACAAGCACAAAGAGTAAGTGATGAAACCGTTTTCTTTTATAATGGAGAAATTATAGAAGCAAATAAAACAAAGAAGATTTTTACAAACCCAGAACACATAAAAACAAAAGAATATATCAATGGAAAGATAGGATAA
- a CDS encoding phosphate ABC transporter permease, with product MKKVFSNKVLNITSSFFAWFVIASFLAILITIISYSIPGIIHYKWSILGSEFNLNNNKAGIWLPLFITLVVVSTSMLIAVPTGIKCSIFLAYRIKEKYAKVFRVIIDLLAGFPSVIFGIFALESLGPVLSYVLNLKTTLNILNGSIMLSFMILPTIVSYTYNALKSANIKIYENSLALGVTKTKTIYKIVKKEVGPAIYLGILLAIGRAIGETMALNFILTSQNYGKISAGGFKSFWESGLKTIGAIISYNFFAENGGESLRGILYFLGLILFIITILINSFAYYMIKPSSQHKFNWLKNTHIWLINFIMWIPRKTFLIRYSNSCQIPTSKKKSFIYDNYKISLEWLSIIITIGFISWMMFYIILNGFKATLLPSSSLFSFESNSTGRALINTLVIIFLSVSISFPVALFSAIYISEYLINKKIKNFLLFLIDALGSTPSIVFGIFGLTFFIQTLGLSAGGKMSNSLIAGALTISLVILTNFIRGIYQAFNFVPSHYRDNAIALGIQKHTFIFKILIPQSFIYIFNILILGIGRVIAETAPLYLTAGLTSSNQFGINLWGQTLTTRILAQINSNTIDSHNIMLESAFISLLLILLLVIITNLLLPYFIKVLKKKRSKNA from the coding sequence ATGAAAAAAGTATTTTCAAATAAAGTTTTAAATATTACAAGTTCATTTTTTGCTTGATTTGTCATTGCTTCATTTTTAGCAATTTTAATTACAATAATAAGTTATTCTATTCCTGGAATAATTCATTATAAATGAAGTATTTTAGGTAGCGAATTTAATTTAAATAATAATAAAGCAGGGATATGATTGCCTTTATTTATAACGCTTGTTGTGGTTTCTACTTCAATGCTTATAGCTGTCCCAACGGGTATAAAGTGCAGCATATTTTTGGCCTATAGAATTAAAGAAAAATATGCAAAAGTTTTTAGAGTAATTATTGATTTATTAGCAGGATTTCCTTCTGTTATTTTTGGAATATTTGCTCTTGAATCGCTAGGTCCAGTTCTTAGTTATGTACTTAATTTAAAAACAACATTAAATATCCTAAATGGTTCAATAATGCTATCGTTTATGATTTTACCAACCATTGTTTCTTATACATATAATGCTCTAAAAAGCGCAAATATAAAAATTTATGAAAACTCCTTAGCTTTGGGTGTTACCAAAACTAAAACAATTTATAAAATTGTAAAAAAAGAAGTTGGCCCCGCTATTTATTTAGGAATTCTATTAGCTATTGGAAGAGCCATTGGTGAAACTATGGCACTAAATTTTATATTAACTAGTCAAAACTATGGAAAAATTTCGGCCGGTGGTTTTAAATCTTTTTGAGAAAGTGGGTTAAAAACGATAGGTGCCATTATTTCATATAACTTTTTTGCTGAAAATGGAGGAGAATCTTTAAGAGGAATTCTATATTTTCTAGGTTTGATTTTATTTATTATAACAATTTTAATTAATAGTTTTGCATATTATATGATTAAACCAAGTTCACAACATAAATTTAATTGACTTAAAAACACACATATATGATTAATTAATTTTATAATGTGAATTCCTAGAAAAACATTTTTAATTCGCTATTCAAACAGTTGTCAAATTCCTACAAGCAAAAAGAAAAGTTTTATATATGATAACTACAAAATTTCTCTTGAATGATTATCTATAATAATAACGATTGGTTTTATTTCTTGAATGATGTTTTATATTATTTTGAATGGATTTAAAGCAACGTTATTGCCGAGTTCATCTCTATTTAGTTTTGAATCTAATTCCACAGGAAGAGCATTAATAAATACTTTAGTTATAATTTTCTTGAGCGTATCAATTTCATTTCCGGTTGCTTTATTTAGTGCTATTTATATTTCAGAGTATTTAATCAATAAAAAAATTAAAAACTTTTTACTATTTTTAATAGATGCTTTAGGTTCAACACCGAGCATAGTTTTTGGAATTTTTGGTTTAACTTTCTTTATTCAAACTCTTGGTTTAAGTGCTGGTGGTAAAATGTCCAATTCTCTTATAGCGGGTGCTTTAACAATTTCCCTAGTTATATTAACAAACTTTATACGAGGAATTTATCAAGCATTTAATTTTGTTCCTAGTCACTATCGAGATAATGCTATTGCACTTGGAATACAAAAACATACCTTTATTTTTAAAATATTAATTCCTCAGTCATTTATTTATATATTTAATATTTTAATACTTGGAATAGGAAGAGTTATTGCGGAAACTGCACCTCTTTATTTGACTGCTGGATTAACATCATCAAATCAGTTTGGGATAAATTTATGAGGGCAAACTTTAACAACAAGAATTTTAGCTCAAATAAATTCTAATACCATAGATTCACATAATATAATGCTTGAAAGTGCATTCATATCTCTATTATTAATATTACTTCTTGTAATAATTACTAATTTATTACTACCTTATTTTATTAAAGTATTGAAGAAAAAAAGGAGCAAAAATGCCTAA
- a CDS encoding substrate-binding domain-containing protein translates to MKTRKTKMNLKFILPTLLSVATFSGVVALFSSTWVNIKVASAAGSSGVQPFFSLLSSYYSKKNNIEVGVVSGGSGHGISAVANGKINIGMSSKSPNHTVESDDDLHKKWVNKKLKTITIGKEGIAIVAKVPNDVDFSINKNNISNLYKAFAGYHDIHLDLFNDKGKYSDIKLLPFAREGASSTSGTAEAFYLSSGIKNIEIDQETNDVLLGTKNYGNNTKSTSETNSEAYGIFSKDGQKEGSIIYLSLGFVLANKQRIIDDGFTIFYLEKDNIKYEANYENIKNNSYSWTRPFDLITSVESPKYIKNMIEWILFNDDEEINKIYSEFGIVKLDLKSYLSMYKLNKDKDYSTFIKLKENINDFWISDFELNSYGVE, encoded by the coding sequence ATGAAAACAAGAAAGACAAAAATGAATCTTAAATTCATATTGCCAACATTGTTAAGTGTTGCCACCTTTTCTGGTGTGGTGGCGTTATTTTCAAGCACATGAGTTAATATAAAGGTTGCTTCTGCCGCTGGTTCTAGTGGTGTGCAACCTTTTTTTAGTTTATTATCTTCATATTATAGTAAGAAAAATAATATTGAAGTTGGCGTAGTTTCTGGTGGTTCGGGTCATGGTATAAGTGCTGTTGCCAACGGAAAGATTAACATCGGAATGTCTTCGAAATCTCCTAATCATACAGTTGAAAGTGATGACGATTTACATAAAAAATGAGTTAATAAAAAATTGAAAACCATAACAATAGGTAAAGAAGGAATAGCAATAGTTGCTAAAGTTCCTAATGATGTTGATTTTTCAATTAATAAAAATAACATTTCAAACTTATATAAGGCTTTTGCTGGTTATCATGATATACACCTTGATTTGTTTAATGATAAAGGCAAATATTCTGATATAAAATTGCTTCCATTCGCTAGAGAAGGAGCTTCATCAACATCAGGAACTGCAGAAGCTTTTTATCTTTCAAGTGGTATAAAAAATATTGAAATAGATCAAGAAACAAATGATGTTTTATTAGGTACTAAGAACTATGGGAATAATACTAAATCTACTTCAGAAACAAATTCCGAAGCTTACGGAATTTTCAGTAAAGATGGTCAAAAAGAAGGTTCGATTATTTACTTGTCTTTAGGTTTTGTATTAGCAAATAAGCAAAGAATTATAGATGATGGTTTTACGATTTTTTATCTTGAAAAAGACAACATAAAATATGAAGCTAATTATGAAAATATTAAAAATAATTCCTATTCATGAACAAGACCATTTGATTTAATAACAAGTGTTGAAAGCCCTAAATACATTAAAAATATGATTGAATGAATTTTATTTAACGATGATGAAGAAATAAATAAAATTTACTCAGAATTTGGAATAGTTAAATTAGATCTAAAATCATATTTGAGTATGTATAAGTTAAATAAAGACAAAGATTATTCAACATTTATAAAGTTAAAAGAAAATATAAATGATTTTTGAATAAGTGATTTTGAGTTAAATAGTTATGGAGTTGAGTAA
- the lepA gene encoding translation elongation factor 4, with protein sequence MNKSKIKNFSIIAHIDHGKSTLADRILEFTGTVAKRDLKEQFLDTMDLEKERGITIKLNAVQLKYKDYIFHLIDTPGHVDFTYEVSRSLAASEGALLLVDATQGIEAQTLANVYLALENDLEIIPIINKIDLPSADVELVKQEIENVIGISTENAVLVSAKTGFGIENVLEAIVKYVPSPRNADDSKPLKALIFDSYFDPYRGVVMLVRIFEGVLKPGDRFKFMSNNEEYHVIDLGVRNPQETKKEQLSAGEVGWVSAAIRDAKLVSVGDTITLVDNPTDQSLPGYKKMKPVVYTGFYPVDTRDYMELKESLEKISLSDSSITWEQETSKALGFGFRVGFLGMLHMEILQERLDREYNVAIIATSPSVEYKVYKTNGEIELVSNPTLLPDKTYIDYIEEPYIEASIFVPNEYIGNVMELCQSKRGIYINLEFVDSKRSRIIYEMPLAETIFDFFDRLKSTTKGYASFEYNLIGYKQSDLVKVDILLNSDKIDAFSIITHKDRAYPAARELCEKLKEAIPRQNFEVPVQATIGGKIIARETIKAYRKDVTAKLYGGDPTRRQKLLKKQKEGKKRMKSLGSIEVPQEAFLSILKTNIDPKK encoded by the coding sequence ATGAATAAATCAAAAATTAAGAATTTCTCAATCATAGCACATATTGATCATGGTAAAAGTACATTAGCTGATAGAATACTTGAATTTACAGGAACTGTTGCTAAAAGAGATTTAAAAGAACAATTTCTAGATACTATGGATTTAGAAAAAGAACGTGGAATAACAATTAAATTAAATGCTGTCCAACTTAAATATAAGGACTATATTTTTCATTTAATTGATACACCTGGTCATGTCGATTTTACTTATGAAGTATCACGTTCTTTAGCGGCAAGTGAAGGAGCTTTATTATTGGTTGATGCAACACAAGGGATAGAAGCTCAAACTTTAGCCAATGTTTATTTAGCTCTTGAAAATGATTTAGAAATTATTCCTATAATTAATAAAATTGATTTGCCTAGTGCAGACGTTGAATTGGTAAAACAAGAAATAGAAAATGTTATTGGAATATCTACTGAAAATGCTGTATTAGTCTCTGCTAAAACAGGATTTGGAATTGAAAATGTTCTAGAAGCTATTGTAAAATATGTTCCAAGTCCTCGAAATGCTGACGATTCTAAGCCGCTTAAAGCTTTAATTTTTGATAGTTATTTTGATCCATATCGTGGTGTAGTTATGCTTGTGAGAATCTTTGAAGGTGTTTTAAAACCTGGAGATAGATTTAAATTTATGTCAAATAATGAAGAATATCATGTTATTGATTTAGGGGTTAGAAATCCTCAAGAAACTAAAAAGGAGCAGCTAAGTGCAGGTGAAGTAGGATGAGTTTCAGCAGCCATTCGGGATGCAAAATTAGTTAGTGTAGGAGATACAATTACACTTGTTGATAATCCAACCGATCAATCACTTCCCGGTTACAAAAAAATGAAACCTGTTGTTTATACAGGGTTTTATCCAGTTGATACAAGAGACTATATGGAACTTAAAGAAAGTCTTGAAAAAATTTCTCTTAGTGATTCATCAATTACTTGGGAACAAGAAACTTCGAAGGCTTTAGGATTTGGTTTTAGAGTTGGATTCTTAGGAATGCTGCACATGGAAATTTTACAAGAAAGACTTGATCGTGAATATAATGTTGCAATTATCGCAACAAGTCCTAGTGTTGAATATAAAGTTTATAAGACTAACGGCGAAATTGAACTAGTTTCAAATCCTACTTTGCTTCCTGATAAAACCTATATTGATTATATTGAAGAACCTTACATTGAAGCAAGCATCTTTGTTCCTAATGAATATATAGGGAATGTTATGGAATTATGTCAATCAAAAAGAGGGATTTATATTAATCTCGAATTTGTAGATTCTAAGAGAAGTAGAATAATTTATGAAATGCCTCTAGCAGAAACAATATTTGATTTTTTCGATAGATTAAAATCAACAACTAAAGGTTATGCTTCTTTTGAATACAACTTAATTGGCTATAAGCAAAGTGATTTGGTAAAAGTTGACATATTGCTTAACTCAGATAAAATTGATGCTTTTAGTATAATAACTCACAAAGATAGAGCTTATCCAGCTGCTAGAGAATTATGCGAAAAACTTAAAGAAGCTATACCGCGTCAAAACTTTGAAGTTCCAGTTCAAGCAACAATTGGTGGAAAAATAATTGCACGTGAAACAATAAAAGCATATAGAAAAGATGTTACAGCTAAATTATATGGTGGGGATCCAACACGTCGTCAAAAGCTTCTTAAAAAACAAAAAGAAGGAAAGAAAAGAATGAAATCATTAGGAAGTATTGAAGTTCCTCAAGAAGCCTTTTTATCAATTCTTAAAACAAATATAGATCCTAAAAAATAG
- a CDS encoding putative immunoglobulin-blocking virulence protein → MTRAKRKKIMLLSGLAAITITVPQVISLPIYFTKLNNDTVNIDVSFRSPNSSIINNALGIDNSKASNADNNLEIIKPTDPVIPVVPPKEEIKPAPPVEEPIVTTPITPEVPVVPEKPESPLTPGVDKTNSQGEGSSIVSVDTVVKINLPGGESMNVPVKVKHKLADPRHKFGEEDNDIINRVPYINNDAPEIVEIEVTDEIKKAVSKPVRDHLKYMLVERGLDSWRNYSGKPLSDIDWDKIELSDNALAMLAKGMVIDYTNAKIDENGKLDSFSYSPLNDGYNGVTGRMTRDNKNRRLFGYNSWYVRSPKDIEEGNFTGWNKEDVKADWKVFGLEDDDGIQVYKYTNPDPDPSYQKGNNAIKVILDAENVKGYGKFLSFLEKYQKAGKTIHSFVIRNMGSEKTGSSQKFKEILSKLPNKIPQLELWFESNNTSSLIALRGKEIDELAFYTKGNSLVDEWVLNPWAIDKAAYIQTVDYNVSFDYGPSVKPATRITFNTLGFDPENYKPGDADPFHDMNKGLRMAYLVRNNEPIFQGGFGPGLNPDNHEAGNSYPSGLDLSRISSLKSLKGLDFLGRKLRRLVLYSDTPAFKMPIEEMEVSKFFTVMHLDEPEDPNEKRLKFNGAVVTKLHLTGTKGLSSTGMQNLETFYREIGKKIFNKPGGKIIVDKGNTTLYNQLKTAGYPVDYANPDDDLIFN, encoded by the coding sequence ATGACAAGAGCAAAAAGAAAAAAAATTATGTTACTTTCAGGACTGGCAGCTATTACTATAACTGTTCCTCAAGTAATTTCATTACCAATTTATTTTACAAAATTAAATAACGATACAGTTAATATCGATGTTTCTTTTAGATCTCCAAATAGTAGCATTATTAATAATGCTTTAGGGATTGATAATTCTAAAGCGTCTAATGCTGACAATAACCTTGAAATAATAAAACCTACAGACCCAGTTATTCCCGTTGTTCCACCAAAAGAAGAAATTAAACCGGCTCCACCGGTAGAGGAACCAATCGTTACAACTCCAATAACTCCCGAAGTTCCTGTAGTACCTGAAAAACCAGAATCACCATTAACCCCTGGTGTAGATAAAACAAATTCACAAGGTGAAGGTTCTTCGATTGTTTCTGTTGATACTGTTGTAAAAATTAATTTACCAGGCGGGGAAAGTATGAACGTACCTGTTAAAGTTAAACATAAATTAGCGGATCCAAGACATAAATTCGGTGAAGAAGATAATGATATTATAAATAGAGTTCCTTATATAAATAATGATGCACCAGAAATTGTTGAAATCGAAGTAACTGACGAAATCAAAAAAGCCGTTTCTAAACCTGTTAGAGATCACTTAAAATATATGCTTGTTGAAAGAGGACTTGATAGTTGAAGAAATTACAGTGGAAAACCATTAAGTGATATAGATTGAGACAAAATTGAACTTTCAGATAATGCACTAGCGATGTTAGCTAAAGGTATGGTTATAGATTATACTAACGCTAAAATTGATGAAAATGGTAAGCTTGACAGTTTTTCATATAGCCCATTAAATGATGGATATAATGGTGTTACCGGAAGAATGACCAGAGATAATAAAAATAGAAGATTATTTGGATACAATTCTTGATATGTAAGAAGTCCTAAAGATATTGAAGAAGGTAATTTCACAGGTTGAAATAAAGAAGATGTTAAAGCCGATTGAAAAGTATTTGGCTTAGAAGATGACGATGGAATTCAAGTTTATAAATATACAAATCCAGATCCTGATCCTTCTTATCAAAAGGGAAATAATGCAATTAAAGTTATACTTGATGCAGAAAATGTTAAAGGATATGGTAAGTTCTTAAGTTTCTTAGAAAAATACCAAAAAGCAGGTAAAACAATTCACTCATTTGTAATTAGAAATATGGGTTCTGAAAAAACTGGTTCAAGTCAAAAATTTAAAGAAATTTTGAGTAAATTACCTAATAAAATTCCTCAACTTGAACTTTGATTTGAATCAAATAATACAAGTTCATTAATTGCTCTAAGAGGTAAAGAAATTGACGAACTTGCTTTCTATACAAAAGGAAATTCACTTGTTGATGAGTGGGTATTAAATCCTTGAGCAATTGATAAAGCAGCTTATATTCAAACTGTTGATTACAACGTTTCTTTTGACTATGGTCCAAGTGTAAAACCAGCAACAAGAATTACATTTAACACTTTAGGGTTTGACCCTGAAAACTATAAACCTGGTGATGCCGATCCATTCCATGACATGAACAAAGGATTAAGAATGGCATACTTAGTACGTAATAATGAACCTATTTTCCAAGGTGGATTTGGTCCTGGTCTAAACCCGGATAATCATGAGGCAGGAAACAGTTACCCATCAGGTCTTGATTTATCAAGAATATCATCTTTAAAGAGTTTAAAAGGTCTTGATTTTCTTGGTAGAAAACTAAGAAGACTAGTGTTATATAGTGATACGCCTGCATTTAAAATGCCTATTGAAGAAATGGAAGTTTCAAAATTCTTTACAGTAATGCACCTTGACGAACCAGAAGATCCAAACGAAAAAAGATTAAAATTTAATGGAGCAGTTGTAACTAAATTACACCTAACTGGAACCAAAGGATTAAGTTCAACAGGAATGCAAAATCTTGAAACCTTCTATAGAGAAATTGGTAAAAAAATATTTAACAAACCAGGTGGAAAAATTATTGTTGATAAAGGAAACACCACACTTTACAACCAATTAAAAACTGCTGGTTACCCAGTTGATTATGCAAACCCAGATGATGATTTAATATTCAACTAA